AGGTCTTGACAAGTAAAAAGCCTTCTAGCGTTCTATTATTGAACAAGTGCTTGGGGAGTCTGCTTTTCCACATGGATTTGCTTACTTTACCTGTTTTGTactggaaaagaacaaaaatattttgttgccATGAGGgctatacttttttttccattttccagtgtttgaaCTCTCTCGTTTCTTAAGGAACTTTTCTGTATTAGAATgttgatatttttcatttatctgCTATTCTGTTGGTTTTCTATTGACTTCAATAAAACTACCCTTAATTTACCTCAATAAGAGCATGTGAACAtgttggagtgggtccagaggaggatTATGAAGATGATTAGAGagatggaacacctctcctgcAGATgcaggctgagaaagctgggtttgatcagcctggagaagagaaggttccagCGAGACCTTAAAGCACCTTCTGGTACCTAAAAGGGATatacaaaaaaaatgaagagggaGATTTTAGaggggcatgtagtgataggacaagggggaatggctgaaaactgaaaaaaagtaggtttagattaggtattagcaaaaaattcttccctgggagggtggtgaggctggtgcaggttgcccagggaagctgtggatgccccatctctggaagtgctcaaggccaggttaggtggggctttgagcaacgTGGTCTGGTGAAAAGTATCCCTGTACATGGCAGAGCACGGGGATTGGTTGGAAATAGATGATGTTTAAAGAACCCTTCTAATGCAAACCTTattgtgattctatgattttaagaGGGTTTCCaatcttgtatttcttttcGAGTGCTGGGTTTTGTTGATATTTGGGGTACGTGAATGCTGCAGCATCTGATCTACATgatttggtgtttttttctctctttttcagtttgtgggaaatatctgaaagctACTTTAAATACCCAATTGTGGAGCAGTAcctgaagacaaaaaagaattcaaagtgcttaataattaaatacattACCTGCCGTTTACTCACACTAgtaattattttcattgcatGCCTCTATCTGGGCTACTACATCAGTCTCTCCTCGCTGAGTGATGAGTTTCTCTGCACTATCAAAACTGGGATCTTAAAGAATGACACAACTGTTCCAGAAGTGGTTCAGTGCAAGCTTATTGCTGTTGGTGTCTTCAAGGTACTCAGCTATATTAACCTGATAGTCTATCTGCTGGTGATGCCCCTGGTAGTGTATGCAATGTTTGTTCCATGGAGGTGGAATTCAGGTGTTCTCAAAGTGTATGAAATCTTGCCAACTTTCGATGTTCTGAAACTTAAGTCAAAGCATTTTGATGACTTAAGCCTTTACCTCCTCTTTCTTGAAGAAAATGTGAGTGAACTTAAATCATTTAAATGCCTTAAAGTGCTGGAGAACATTGCAGTTTCTGAGAAGTTTGATGTCATGCAGCTTTTGGTAAACCTTGGTACTATTAAGACTGATACCATAGATGGGAAGCCGGGGACCGCTGAGTTGGAGAAGCCTGAAGAAACACCTATGGAAGAGCGGGAAAAAGATGCAACAGAGTTACGAGGTAAGCTGATCTAGATGTGTATCCCTACCAAAAACTTACTCATATATTCTGTAAGATAATGGACCTGCTTAGTCCTTGCTGTGTTGCCTGCTGTGTAAGTGCTATAACCTCAGAAGACTGTGGTGGTGTAGTGGCACAGCTAAACCCTGGAGTGTCTGTTAGGTTGGTGGTGCCTGCTGacatctctgctctggcactaAGGGGCTTCAGCTGTTTGGACTTTAACTGTTTAAGACCCCCTGCACAGTAGGAGAGCTCTAGGTTGGTCCTACAGTAGGTTGTGCTTGCAGGAGCTCTGGTGAGAAAGCTGGTGGTTTCAGgacttttttcagaaattagcTCCGAAGTGTAGtaactgctgcttctgcttctgttcAGGCTTTGGCAGAAGTCTTCGgtgaatataaaaataagtctgatgctcagaaatgctgctggcagaggaacagaaaatgaCAAAAGAAGGGAAGTGGGACTGGGGCCAGTGAACatgctcctgttcctgctttCGCAGAGAGCAAGGAAGATTGACTGTAAAGTGATTTTTGCCAAAATGGTCCAAGTCAATCTGGATTGGTGCAATGGTTTTCTAGATATCTCATCAGTCTGCAGACATGGTCAGCTTGAGCAATCACTCTTACATAAGATACAATCTAGGGTTCTGTCCTAAAAAATGTGGCATATCTTAATTGTGAAACCAGTTCCTTCCTCAAGTACAGAATTAGAGAAGCCAAATATCCAGGGGGAGGTATAAACCAAAAGTGATGATGCTTTAAAACATTTAGAAGCTTACCTGAGTATGTGAGCACAATGCTGAGGGCAAGTTAAAGAGCTAtttcaaaggcaggaaaagaataaatctattttctcttcagaaagctATGCCctgtaattaataaaaaagaagcaTCAGTACCCAGGGGTTAGCTGTTCCTCTGTAACTGGGTCAAGCAGTTGTGGTAGGCTGAGATTTGGAGAAGTCAACAGGAGAATTAGAACTAAcaagcagaattatttttggACCAGAAGAAGCCCTTTTGGCAGCCAGCTCTTGTGCAGCAGCTTGGAGTAATTCTGACAGAATATAGTTTTCCTCTCAAATCTGTCCCTTTTTCAAAGAACAGGTGGGTTTGGAAGTAAAATATAAGAACCTAAGGTGGAGGTCTGGGCTCAAGGAGCTGAAAAAGTTAATCGAAAATCTGACTCATTTTTATCTGAAAGAAGAATTTTGGAGATTGTTTTCATCTCACAAAAACACTTCAAAGACTTATTTTTGTCCAGAGCAGAACAAACTCATGCTTGAAGCTCTGTTTAGATGCATTGcagaaagaagctgctgtttttATGACCAGCTCTGGCTGGTGCAGCCCCTGTCCTTCTGCCAGGGGACAGCTGCAGGCTCCACCACCCATCAGCTAAGCTTTGCCCACAGCTCATCATCTTTTCCTCTGTCTGTAGTGGTGTCAGCATGTTTTAATTAGGGACTGTGTTAACAAGTGGTAGATGCTGGCTCTGGGAGAGAGATGTGCAGGGCATCCTGCTGCCGGGTGTGGGGCAGCGGAGGCAGCGCAGGACAGCCGGCAGTGCAGCACGGCCTTGGTGGCAGTTCCTTTGTACACCACAGGTCGAGTGGTTTGATGGCCCTTTCTCTTCTAAAGCTTTACCTTCTCTTCAGTTCTGACAGACCACGATGCAAGTGGCAGTGTGGCTACGAGGGAAGACAAGAGACTTCGCCAGAGACTCATAGATTCTTCATGCTGATGactcccagctgcaggagccaggagccCCGTTCTGTGGGAAggctcctcctctgcctccgCTGCGCTCAGCGCAAGGTGCTGCTCTTTGAATGCAACCATTCTCAATTGCCTGACAGTTCCCCAGAGGCCAAACTGGTTTACAGACTACTTGTTATACAATAATCAGGAGTCATGTGCCTGAAAAAGCGTGTTGTACGCTTCCATTATTTatcagaaaaatcaaaccacaTACAAGgaggaacaagaacaaaaaaattctgtcatAACAAGTGATGTGCACTGAATGCAGTTGAAGCTGGCAGCTGGACAGAGCTTGCTGCATGTTGTAGAAGGATGGGAAATATAACCCTTTAGGTAGCAAAAAGATATGGCCACATTGCATCCTGAAGTgttgctctgcagcagtggcCATCTCAGTTCTGGGGTTTAAGTAAGGTAACTTTGGTCTCTCTGTCCTGGAAAAggtggggcagggatggggttttATAATGAATCTGGTTAATCTGTACCAGATGGTGGCTGACACTGATACTGGCTGTGTCTTCGTGGGAAAAATAGAGGTTACTCTGTTCAGCTTGAGATGTCTTGGTTAGTCATCCCAACATTCGTGTCTGGGATAAAGTACTTGACACTGGTGGAAAAGAAACTACGAATAGTTTTAGTGTTAAGAAGGTACTGTAAATATTAGGGATTATGAATTTTCTATGtgttaataaatttaaaatgtcttaaCACTTTTTTTACGAAATGCAATGATGTGAAAGCTAAATGTTGGTTTAATTTCTATCTCTCAGTTGTTTTGGTCAGAGTGTCTAACAAATCCACCTTGGAATTTTGGGCTGAAGATCAGTGAAGTTGCTTCTGTTTTTGTAATGGTTTGTCGAAGTATTTCGTAATGTTTTTATGTGTGGAACTTTTCTCAACGTGTTTGTAGTATCAAATGCAATATTAGTTGTGCTGTTTTCCAAACCACACTTGAGAAGACAAATTAACTTGTATTACAGTGGCACCCAAATGCCTCAGCAGAGCCAAACACCCAACAGCCAAGGTGAAGTAGATGTAAATACTGTGAAAGGTCGTTCTCCCCCACACACATTGTGActctattttaattaaagaaaagatGCTTAGTGTATTGGAACGGCCAAAGTAAGGGGGAGTGTTTGTATGTTGGAAAACTGTTGTGGTTTGTTATCAGACCATGTGGGGAGAGTAGAATTCAGCTTTAATGTTGACCCCCCTGCCCAAGACCTCAACCTTCATTGAGTATTAAAATGACCTTTGTCTTGAAATGGTAGGTGCAGGGTGAGGTGGGTGGGGAGTGAAGAACCGCAGTGGTGGTGTGTATCTTTCACAAATGTCATATACTGACTTATTTTTCTGTATCGTCCATGTAAGTGAAATGATTTGCCTGTCACCTCCTCCAAGTCGGCTTTTTAAACAAAGGAGGACTTCTTTTATAGCTAGGTAGGACTTCCAGTTCTGTAAGACTTCCATTTGGCAGTTCCTTTGTGTCACCCACTTTTGTGCTCTTGTCTGCTAGTATTCTCCGTATGGTTGTGGATGAGGGGCAAACAGGAGTGGGTGGTGTTACCATTTTTGCACAGAACTCTTTATGTGCTGCAGCAGATTTCAGAGATTGTGTCCCTATTTGAATCTGGCTGCTGTTGAACAAGTGGATCTGAAAGTGCTGCTGTGCTACACTTAGGGCTAGTACTACAAGAACTCTTCAGTTTTCATATGGCTTTCAGCTAAGACAAGCCTTATTTTAAAAGACGTTTTTAAAGCCGTATTTTATGCTACCTctgcacagcacacagcacagctgcaatCCTAATGTCCCTTGCATTACCAGCACAGAACAGGGCTTATATTGGACACTGGTAGTCCAAACTGCTGGATTTTATTGCCATACTTCTGCCACCAAGCCTATGAACCCTCTCACCTTTCCTAGATTGTCTGGCTATGCTGATGTGTTGCTGATGGTCCTCTATATGTAGGCAGTGCAGGTGCACATTGTGCATTGTGTGTCTTGGACAAGGAGCTATAGTGCAGTACTAAGATTCTGTGATGTGGATGTGTTTGAACTGTTTGATGTAAGTAGAGTTCTCAGTCTTTAAAATTCAAAGCTCCTGGAAGCCACATGTTCATGTTTCATGTTGGATATGTACCTAACTTTTTACTTATTCctcttctgtatttaaaaatgacTTGCTGCAGTGAATCTGTTGTCTTTTAAAGTGTTTAATAAAATTCCTGTCAATCCTCCTCggttattaaaataaaaccagttttgtCAACTACAATAGCATAAGTGTCTGAAGGTTCCAGGAACAGTCACGTGTTGCCATAGTGCAATACATGTGGGCTGATGCTAAACCCTGAGGAAACATTTTGGACAGTGGTTATAATTCTGCTCTTTCAATTTTTGTTCTCCTAAAATTGTCAGAGCAACATGAATTGGttcaaaatctgtttaaatttgAAAAGCTGTTCAGAAAGTGTCAGCACATGATAAATAGCATATCCATTATGTGATTTACTATCTACAAATTGGCCAGTCTCAGCACATTTGAACTTTTCAGCTGTATCTtcctgttttgtgtttcttaaCTGCCCAGCTTTAGTggcactgctcctgctgtgttttgccATTTTCAAAACATGGGCTGAATTCCAGTTTAGGCCTTATGGAAAAGAGTCCATCTTCAGCCTCTTCATCACTACACTCTTTCTAGAAACAGTTACATTTGTCTGTCTTCTTTTAAATaccccagaaaataaaatggcagTGTCAAGATTCAGGTTTGGTCCATGtcattctttctctctccttgtctCTCCACCACTTGGGTATTAATAATCCTCCAACTGCAGGAGAGCTCCAATTAGCTCCTGTGCACACTCTTTGCCTTACACTGGCTCTTGCATGATTTAAAACTTGTGATTTAAACTTCAGAGAGCaagtaaaaatgtttattcCAGTAGCAGATTGTGTGCCTCTAAAAGCAGCTGTATTCCACTGTTTTTCTGCCTCTGGATGTTGTCAGTCACTGTTAGAATAAAGGATGAATTTTGtgtccatttttttccccttactgGGAACAGTAGATGTTTTAATAGCAGCTTTGATGACTATTTTAGTGCCTAAGCCTAGAGCCCCATTAACAAAGGTTGTCCTGGCTGCACTTTATGAGCAGGAAGACAGAAACTGAGTCATGAGAGGTTTTCTGAAGATGGAGGTGGTAAGAGGGATTTAACCCCCATATCCTCCACCACCACTGTCTGCTGTCTATGGTGGCTTCTGTCTGTCTGTTAAAACTTTGGAGGAAGGAAGCCCCGTGGtgtaaatctttatttttcagtaatgaaTGTCATGTGGCTGATATGAATAATTGAAGTTAAACTGTTGTGCCCTAGTGAATAATTAGTTACCTAATCTAATCATTCCTGTATCATCTGGATTTCCTCCGTAGTGTGCACAGCCCACAGGAAGCTTGTCATTCATTATTCTTTGATGAGTTCTCATTAAGAAGCGTAAGCTGGTTTTATGCTGCAGGATACTGGCTGGATTTTTAGATTGCCTGGAGGGGAAGAGAGCCTTGAAGTCATGCACAGCCCCCCATTTTAGAAGGGACAGCTGTGAAGCCAAGGGACTGCCATGGAGACAGGAGTGGGGCAGCTCAGCCATGAGCTGGGGGTTGGATGGGGGCACCAGCAGGAGCATGGAGGTGGATGTGGGAATTCAGGAACACTGTGCCACAGGAACCTGGGGGGATTATGAGCTGGATCACCAGACTCTTAACTGCTCAGTCCCTTATCACCCTTTTGAGCATGTCCATATTGCATCCAATAGCTCATGGAACAGCACTGCACACAGTCTGGCACACTGGCTTCCTGCATGTCTGTGTTTGCAAAACAATCCCTCATTCACAGgaaaaaggagctgctggttgaATAAAATACTGCTGAAAGACAAATAATAGATTGTGTCCCAGTGGCCTGGTTCAGTAAAGGCACAGGTGAGACTGTCACAGAAGGGGGGAAGAATAAAAGCTGTGTCATTGGAATCAACTTTTCTAGAAATCTTTTCTAGGAGCATGACTTGGCACAGACCACATGAGTGTGGCACAAATCAAAATCTAGCTGTGTGTCAGGGGCAGTTTGTGTGTTTCTGTCATGCAGGCTGCATGCCCAGAAACTCCAGAAGAGTGCTTTCCTCATCATGGAATATTTGCCTTAATATACTAAGTTATTAGTATAATGATAAAAAGTAATTACTTCTActaaacattaaaaaagtatatttctgaaaatactaTGGTTTTATATCATTAAATATTCAAACATCTATTTGGTTCATGTCATGTTATCAACCCTCCCCTGAAGGACCACGACAAAGAACTCGCACTATAACACTATTTAATCTTTTTAGGTAGTAAAATTTGTAtcctgtcttttgtttttcagattctTTGATGTGAGTCATCTCAAACTTTTTATAATCATTGAGATTAACCAAACACCTTCATGCAAACAAAATTCCTTACCTACAAATGAATTCACCCAACCCAGGGGCTGCTGAGTTAGTCCCCTTAAGTCAGATTCTCGCATCCCCACAGAGTACAGGGAAAGTGCAAGGTGCCTTTGAAGGCATTTGAATGGGTCAGCAGTACCTAAAACAACAGCAGTGAAATCTCTCAATCAGCAACAAAAGAattgggggttttgtttgctttttccctctTATCTGAGCTAAattggtgctgctgcagagaaatacgtgctgctgcagagctcagaacAATGCCTCAGTGCTGGGAATCTGAACTGCAGGAGGAGAAACGGAGCCTAGGGCTACTGTTTGCTTGCCTTGGAATGTGTTTGCACTGCCAAACAGGAATGCCAGGGACCCAGCTCAAGGGTTTGGTCCCTGCTGTCCTCCTCGTTCAAGTATCAGATCATTCTGAGCCCTGTCTCAGGACTTCTTCAAGACAAATTCTGGGCAAATCACTTCTAGAGCTAAAGGCAGTAGGGATGAGACAATAACAACGTGGTTACCACCACCCTACATGTCCCTCCAACATATCCCATCAAGTTTTATACCTTCAGAGGTTGATGATGTGCTTTTAGAACATCTGATATGTGTCCTTAACTTCATATTATTAAAAACTGGTGACCTCTGACAGACCTGTCATATCATAgtgtttttaactgaaaaaaagcccacaaaaatTGTAATTATGTCTTTAAATCCTCATACCCCTGTGATGTTAGGGCTAAGAGTCAAGCGCTGTGTATCACCACATAACTGGTCTGCTCTAGATGGACCTAACCCTACATGCTGTGGAAATAAGGGAGCTGACACCTTAGAGCCAGGAATCATTTGTTAGACCTTCAGGTATTCAATTGGTGTCCTGGTTTCATCTGGGATACAGTTACTTTTTTCTTAGTAGCTGGCACAGTGCTGTGGActcaatattaaaataatattgataacacactgatgttttggttgttgcttGATTAGTGCTTACCCTAAGCCAAGGAGTTTCCAGTTTCCCAAGCTCTTCCAAAGAGCAGGTGCCCAGGAAGCTGGGAGGAAGCATGGCCTGGAaagctgacccaaactggccaaagggatattccataccatagaaTGCCATGCTCAGTTTATAAACTGTGGCAGATGGCCAGGAGGCGCTGATTTGTTTTGtagataaaagaaattttttcacAGGATATTGTGATGATGACTGGATTCACCTCTGCCTCTCTAAGTATATTAAATGACTTTGAGCCTAAGGCAAGAGGCAGGAAGTTTCACCCCACCATGATTCAGAAATCCTTGAAACTTGCAAGCCAGAGGACAAGCTGTGGGGGACATTGTACCCAGAAGAAGAAAGGATGGGCCAAagaatttccctttttctttaattccagCCCAAACCTTCTCCCAGGCCTACTGTGTCAAccccaggaagagcagggacTGCCCTTCTGTTGGGCTGTGCAGGATGGGGAAAGCAGGGCAGGATCCCATCCTCATTCCCCTTCAGTGGCACAAGGAACACCAGGAATAAGAGAGCAAACCACCAGCCACCAGCACTGGACACCGAGGCTGTGGAAAGGCATGGCACTCCCAGCCAAGCCTCCAAGAGCTGTTAGGTGGTGTAGGTGCCTTCTCAGGTGCAGAGTTCTCACAGCCTGGTGGCTTCGACACAATGCTGGCAGACTGtgtcagcagggagctggctgcACTCTCTCACCAGCACACAAGAGCTTTAGGAATAAGGCAGATGTGAATAATAGTCTCCTGGGAAACTGCAATTCTGAGTCTCTCTCTGCATGTCCACATGCAGTTTCTAGGTCAGTCTACTTAGAGGACTAAGACATCACTGGAGCTCTTGAAACAGCTAAGTGCATGCACGGGTCATGGCTCAGTGCTGTGCAGATGGATCTGTTCACATCCAAGAACTGTACAGCTTCATCCAGCTATTGCTGAGCCCAGCACAAGCTCCCTACTCAGTAGCTTCACTGCACAAATGTAGCCTGAAATTTGGAACAAGCAGACAAGTCTGTAGCTGGCAATGTTGTCATGGTCTTGTAGAGTGATCTGTTAATGACTTCTATGCAGTTCATGGCCAGACTGTTTTAATCGTGGTCTACCCAAACTGCGTCAAACTACATCTTGAAGTTTCACATTCAATATGCAAGTATTTAAGACTCCCTATAATAGAATATTCATAagatatcctgagttggaagggacccatcaggatcattccggccctgcacaggacactccaAGAATCACACCGTGTGCCTgaacgcttcttgaactctgtcagccTTGGTGCTgggaccacttccctggggagcctgttccagtggcCGACCACCCtgtgggtgaagaaccttttcctgatatccagcctgaACCATCCTggactcagcttcatgccattccctcaggtcctgccACTGGTCACcaaagagaagagatcagtgtctgcccctcctcttctcctcatgaggaagctgtaactgcaatgaggtttCCCTTCTCTAGGCTGAAGAAACCGAATGACCTTAGGATAATGGAGTTCAGTGATTTCTCTCCCTTTGTGGTATCAAAACATAGACAGTGGTATCAACCTTTGTCAAGGGCTTTCAGCTCTAGAGATAAAAACCGTGTTTGTAACAGCTAGTGGTGGCTAGTTAATCTATTCATTAAAGAAATTAGAGGTTTATGCTTCTCAGAAAACTGTGATTTTGAAATCTCTGGAATCTCCCAGCACTTTTCCTATAAGAAGGGTGGAAGTAAATAAAGATAGCTTGGAGATGGTGTCTGATATCCTTTGAAAATGCCAGACAGACAATGGAATTAATATTCCTGAAGTCACAGGATATTGCTATGTTTTAAGCAGCTGCCTTCTCCATCAGCTGAGAGGAGAAATTCATCCCACACTGACAGGAGAATAGGTGGGCTGCCCTGCAGTTagaaccaaaaccaaccaaagcTGAGGTTCCTTTCTTCTGTGCAGGAGAAATTTGTCATCTTTTCCTTGTGTGATCTCAGTGTGCTTCAAagagttttcttcctttgtaaGAGCAAGAGGCTTTGACTCTGCTAAGCACTCTTAGTTTTGCCTGTACTCTATGAAATTTCCTCTAATGGATGCAGGTACAAGCTTGAGCTATTTGTTGCTTTCCTTTGGATGAAAGAGTCTCGGACTTGGTCTACAGCTTATTATggcagggaaagcaaagcatGTGACCCTCCATTTATCTCAGCTCAGGTGGTGGCCCTTGCCATCTTTTTTGCTACAACAGAAACTTCTCTgtcacaaaaaacccctatgtAGTGGAATATAGTAGTAGATTTTTCCTGCTGAGCACCACGTCTGAC
This Corvus moneduloides isolate bCorMon1 chromosome 2, bCorMon1.pri, whole genome shotgun sequence DNA region includes the following protein-coding sequences:
- the PANX1 gene encoding pannexin-1 isoform X1 — its product is MAIAHIATEYVFSDFLLKEPPETRYKGLRLELALDKIVTCIAVGLPLLLISLAFAQEVSIGAQISCFAPSSFSWRQAAYVDSYCWAAVQQKQPSHNNLENIPLWLHKSAANWGEAKKKIQFFPYILLLVAILLYLPCLFWRFTAAPHLSSDLKFIMEELDKAYNRAIKAANSIRSGDPRDPTDLIPAANENLTQSLWEISESYFKYPIVEQYLKTKKNSKCLIIKYITCRLLTLVIIFIACLYLGYYISLSSLSDEFLCTIKTGILKNDTTVPEVVQCKLIAVGVFKVLSYINLIVYLLVMPLVVYAMFVPWRWNSGVLKVYEILPTFDVLKLKSKHFDDLSLYLLFLEENVSELKSFKCLKVLENIAVSEKFDVMQLLVNLGTIKTDTIDGKPGTAELEKPEETPMEEREKDATELRVLTDHDASGSVATREDKRLRQRLIDSSC
- the PANX1 gene encoding pannexin-1 isoform X2; protein product: MAIAHIATEYVFSDFLLKEPPETRYKGLRLELALDKIVTCIAVGLPLLLISLAFAQEVSIGAQISCFAPSSFSWRQAAYVDSYCWAAVQQKQPSHNNLENIPLWLHKFFPYILLLVAILLYLPCLFWRFTAAPHLSSDLKFIMEELDKAYNRAIKAANSIRSGDPRDPTDLIPAANENLTQSLWEISESYFKYPIVEQYLKTKKNSKCLIIKYITCRLLTLVIIFIACLYLGYYISLSSLSDEFLCTIKTGILKNDTTVPEVVQCKLIAVGVFKVLSYINLIVYLLVMPLVVYAMFVPWRWNSGVLKVYEILPTFDVLKLKSKHFDDLSLYLLFLEENVSELKSFKCLKVLENIAVSEKFDVMQLLVNLGTIKTDTIDGKPGTAELEKPEETPMEEREKDATELRVLTDHDASGSVATREDKRLRQRLIDSSC